GGAAATGGCACCATCATAGGCTGCCGTATGCTGATAGACCTTGACCGCCAACTTGAAGTTGGTCTGTTCGGAAACAGCCCCCTCATTCTGGCGCATCTCATCAAGCACCGTGGCATAGTCGGTATGATTCACGACGACAGTGACAAAACGGTTGTTTTTTGCGGCGCTGCGCAGCATGGTCGGGCCACCAATGTCAATATTCTCAATGGCGTCCACCAGTGTACAATCCGATTTGGCCACCGTGGCTTCAAACGGGTAGAGATTCACCACGACCATATCGATCGGCTCAATGCCGTGCTCTGCCATCTTCGCCACATGATCTTCATTGTCACGTAAGCCAAGCAGGCCGCCATGCACTTTGGGATGCAGTGTTTTCACCCGACCATCGAGCATTTCTGGAAACCCGGTATAATCGGAAACATCTTTGACGTTCAACCCCTCTTCACGTAACAACTTAGCGGTTCCGCCGGTTGAGAGGATTTCAACACCATACGAACTGAGTTCCCGGGCAAAGTCGACAACACCGGTTTTGTCGGAAACACTGACAAGAGCACGTTTGATCACGGCCATGATTCTTCCTTTCACAAAACAAAAAGCAGATTAAGCAATACGACACTTGGAGTCGCTAGCAAAATTTATCCTTTTAGAACGCCTATTTCTACGCGGTTCCGCTCCAAGATACAAGTGAAAATTCCCTGAAAGAGCGCCCTTGGCCCTCCGATCTCTTTGACGTCCGGAAACAAACGCCTGCATCACATACCAAGAAAAACCCTGTTAACTCATTAACTTAAATATTTATTTCAACAGCCGGCCCGACGCTCAACATTTTTTGGATCCAGCATTTGGCGAGTTCGGGAAATCCATCGCCGCAACGAATGCACGTTCGAAATGGGGGGTGCCGGACAACGGATAAGGGCGCAAACAACCTGCCAACGCCTCTACATTATCTTCGTGCTGTGGCAAACACAGATAACGGGCCAAACCGTTCAGCACCCCGCCCTGTTCAAAGACCACGTTATCGATCATGGCCGCCGGCAACAGCCCCACAGTTCTGAGACAATCTGCCGTCAAGGAAAAACCCAACGCCCCAGTCATCACCACGGCGTCCAAGGCATCGACCGTCATCTGCGCACGAGCCAACAGGCATTCAGCTCCGGCATGCACAGCAGCTTTAGCCAATTGAAAATGACGGATATCCTCCTGAGTCACCAGCACACGATGCTGCGCATCGCGATACAACTGCAAGGCAGCTTGCCCTTCCACCGTGACAAGGTAGCGCATCAGGTTGGTCTCAACCTCATCGGCATCAACAATGGTTCCATGGGCATCAATCAAGCCGCCATGCCGAGCCACGGCAATCAATTCCACCAATCCGCTGCCACACAACCCCTGCGGTCGACCACCATCACAGGTGTGCAACACCAACCGATCATCTTCCAACCCGACCCGGCAGATCGCACCCGGTCCGGCGGGCATCCCACTGGCAATGTTACCCCCTTCAAAAGCCGGTCCTGCGGCAACGGAACTGACCCACCACTGCGTGCCGGTATAGAGGGCCATTTCGCCATTGGTGCCGACATCAATAAAAAAAGTCCCGGGCGCGGGGTTGGGATGATTGTACAACACCGCCACCAGGTCGCCACCAACGTACCCACTGACCAGAGGAAACAGATAAAGCGGGACCGGAAGGTCAGCCAAGGGGAGGCAGACACCAGTTTTCTGAGCTGGGCGATGGGGAGGGAAAAGCAGGGATTCAACCGGTTGTTGCTGCAGCAACAAGCTGATGGCGGAATTACCGGCAGCGGCGGCATGAACAATATCCTGACGTGAAGCCCCGGTCTGCTGAAGCAGCAGGTCAATGACCTGGCCAATACCATCTAATAACGCCCGGGCCAGCGCTTCGCCGCCGCCATCGTGGGCAACTTCAAGGCGGCGGATCACATCGCTGCCGAATGCAATCTGGGGATTAAACAGTGTCTGCTCGGCCATCACCCGGCCTTCGCCATCAAGCAGACGACCACACAGGGTGGTAGTTCCAAGGTCCAGAGCCAAAGACAGAGATGATGACATAATCAACTCCCGCTGCAAAGATGAGGGATAACCAGAGGGTTGAAAAAAATCCCATTCGGATCGTTAGGGCTGATAATGGCGCGGCACCCGTTTACTGATCTGACAGAACACCTCATAGCTGATTGTACCAACTTTTTCCGCCCACTGCTCCGCAAGCACACACTCGTCGCCATCACAACCCAACAAGGTAACGCGATCACCGCATTGCACATTGGCAACATCGGTCACATCAAGCAGGGTCCAGTCCATGCACACGGTTCCGGCAACAGCAACCTTCTGGCCACGAACCAGAGCCGTACCGCAATTGGACAACAGACGATTATAGCCATCGGCATAACCAACAGGAATCGCCGCAATCAACGTTGGACGCTGAGCAATAAAGCGGTGTCCGTAGGAAACCCCGCTGCCCGTCGGCAACTGTTTCAGATGGGCGATTTCGGTACGTAAAGCCATCACCGGCTCCAGCGGCAACGTACGATCTTCAAAGGGTTGACCACCATACAATGCAATCCCCGGGCGAACCAGATTGCAGCCACCGTTGACATCGCTGAAGGTGGCGGCACTGTTGGAGGAGTGGATGTATTCCGGAATGAGGCCGGCATCACGCACCTTAGCCAGCGCACGCTTGAAATGTGCCTGCTGCTGCGCAGTCAGAGGATGGTCCGGGCAGTCGGCCAGAGCAAAGTGGGTCATAATACCGACAAGCTGCAACGCTTCTGAAGCGAGAAAAAAGCGAAGCACCTCATCAAGCTGTTCATCACGAACACCGAGGCGGCCCATGCCGCTGTCAATTTTGAGATGACAGAAACAGCTTTTCCCCGCTTGACGGGCCGCGTGTTCAAGGCGTTGCAATTGCTCTATTTCAAAAACGGCCACATGCAGGTCGTGCTCAATGACAACAGGCTCCTGACCGGGCCACGGTCCACCCAGCATAAGGATCGGCCGGGTGATCCCGGCAGCACGCAACTCCAGACCCTCTTCAACAATGGCGACGCCAAACAGATCAGCACCAGCCTCTTCCAGAGTGCGAGCTACGGGAACAGCGCCATGGCCATAAGCATCAGCTTTAACCACGGCAAGCATGCGCCAGTCAGGGCGCATGGTCTCGCGCAACACATGGTAATTGTGACGCAAGGCATCCAGGTCAATAGCAACGTGAGTCGGGCGATAAGCTTTCATAACGACCAGCAATGATGTAAAACGGGTTGCGTGCACTAAGCAGGAAATGAAAACAGGCCGCTATGGCGACCTGTTTCTGAACTGAAATCCGATGAAGCGGTTTTACCACGCCGCCGCCCGGCTGTAAAGAGCTTTACCGGGCCAAGGAACGCGTGCCGCCGCAGGCCTTAACAGCAGAAAAAGTGACTCAGAATCTATACAAACAACGAACCAAACGCCCTAGCGTTTAATCAGCCAGGCATCCGCTACTTCGCTGGGTGACAGCGGACGACTGAAGTAGAATCCCTGCACTTCATCACACTCCCGTTTCTGCACGAAACCATACTGCCCTTCGGTCTCGACCCCTTCGGCGGTCACGCCGAGCTCCAGGCGCTTGGCCATGGCAATAGTCGCTTCGACAATCGCCCGGTCATCAGCATTGTCCTGCAGATCGGAGATAAATGATTTATCGATTTTCAATCGATTCAACGGCAGATGTTTTAAACAACTCAAGGACGAGTAACCGGTGCCAAAATCATCAATGGCCATGTTGATCCCCAGCTTTTTGAGTGCTTCGAGGGTCAGCACAGCGGCATCGACATCTTTCATCACCACACTTTCAGTGATTTCAAATTCCAGCAACTCGGGAGCGGCACCGGTCTCATCGAGCAACCGGCAGACCATATCCACAAAATCCGGTTGGACAAATTGACGCCCGGAAACATTGATGCCGACCCGGAACGGCAGGTAGCCCTCCTGTTTCCACATGACACATTGCTCGAACACCCGCCGCATTACCCATTCACCCAACGGCAGAATCAGATTGGTTTCTTCCGCCAAGCCGATAAACTGGGTTGGTGGAATCACGCCCAACTGAGGGTGTTGCCAGCGCAGCAGCGCCTCAACACCGGCTACCTTGTTGGTGATCAGATCAATCTGCGGCTGATACTCGATAAAAAATTCTTCCTGTTCCAAGGCGCGGCGCAGATTGGCTTCCATATCCATACGCGACACGGCCCGGGCATTCATTTCAGACGAGTAGAAACGGAACGTGTCGCCACCGGACTCTTTCGCCGCATACATGGCCATATCCGCATGACGCAACAGATCTGTTGCCTCATCACCATCATCAGGATAGATGGCGATCCCAACACTGGTCGAGCTATACACTTCCCGGACGCCAAGATCAAAGGGACTCGACAGGGCTTTGAGAATTTTGTCGGCAACGCGCGGCAGATTGGCATCCTCTTTATAATCGGAAAGGATGATGACAAACTCATCCCCGCCCAGGCGGGCCACTGTATCATTTTCACGCAAACATTCGTTCAACCGCTCGGCCGCCTGGCGCAACATGGCATCACCAACAGCATGACCGAGTGTGTCGTTGACCCCTTTAAAGCGATCGAGATCAAGGAACATCAGGGCAAAACGACTCTGACGACGCCGTGAGCGAGCCATTACCTGATCCAGGCGATCATTAAACAGCGTCCGATTGGCCAACCCGGTCAGGCTGTCGTAATAAGCCAATTCACGAATACGCTCTTCGGCCTCTTTGCGACGGGTGATGTCCTGAATCACCGGCACTGTATAGAGTGGATTGCCGTTGGCATCAAAAAACCAGGTTGAGGAGAGCTGAGCCCAGAACACACTGCCATCTTTGCGAATATAGCGTTTTTCACAGACGATGGAGTGAAGGCGGTTGGCACGAGCGATATTGCGCCGGCTCAAGGTATCTTCGATGTCATCCGGATGGGTGACATCAGTGATCTTCATCTGCAGCAACTCCTCCTCGTTGTAACCGAGAAAATTACAGAATGCGGAGTTGGCCTGAAGAAAATGACCATCAGGAGCCAGCATGGCAATACCGGCCACGGACGATTCATAAATCGTCCGAAAGCGTTCTTCAGACGTCTGCAGCGCTTTTTCAGTCTTCTTACGTGCGGTTATGTCACGAAAGAACCCCTGAATGCCACAGGGTTCGCCATTTTCCTTATACAAAGAGATACTGCCTTCGGCAATAATTTTATGGCCGTAGCGTGTTTTGTATTCCACTTCAAAGCGCGGGACTGTCTCACCAGACATCAGGCGCTGAATGCGGTCCTGGCAGTCACAATGAAAATCCGCATGCAACAGGTCAAAGAAATTCAGTTGAGTCAG
The nucleotide sequence above comes from Desulfuromonas acetoxidans DSM 684. Encoded proteins:
- the alr gene encoding alanine racemase — encoded protein: MKAYRPTHVAIDLDALRHNYHVLRETMRPDWRMLAVVKADAYGHGAVPVARTLEEAGADLFGVAIVEEGLELRAAGITRPILMLGGPWPGQEPVVIEHDLHVAVFEIEQLQRLEHAARQAGKSCFCHLKIDSGMGRLGVRDEQLDEVLRFFLASEALQLVGIMTHFALADCPDHPLTAQQQAHFKRALAKVRDAGLIPEYIHSSNSAATFSDVNGGCNLVRPGIALYGGQPFEDRTLPLEPVMALRTEIAHLKQLPTGSGVSYGHRFIAQRPTLIAAIPVGYADGYNRLLSNCGTALVRGQKVAVAGTVCMDWTLLDVTDVANVQCGDRVTLLGCDGDECVLAEQWAEKVGTISYEVFCQISKRVPRHYQP
- a CDS encoding EAL domain-containing protein — protein: MQYADLLENSNDLIQVVGFDGRIIYANRMWQETLGYGKNDLTQLNFFDLLHADFHCDCQDRIQRLMSGETVPRFEVEYKTRYGHKIIAEGSISLYKENGEPCGIQGFFRDITARKKTEKALQTSEERFRTIYESSVAGIAMLAPDGHFLQANSAFCNFLGYNEEELLQMKITDVTHPDDIEDTLSRRNIARANRLHSIVCEKRYIRKDGSVFWAQLSSTWFFDANGNPLYTVPVIQDITRRKEAEERIRELAYYDSLTGLANRTLFNDRLDQVMARSRRRQSRFALMFLDLDRFKGVNDTLGHAVGDAMLRQAAERLNECLRENDTVARLGGDEFVIILSDYKEDANLPRVADKILKALSSPFDLGVREVYSSTSVGIAIYPDDGDEATDLLRHADMAMYAAKESGGDTFRFYSSEMNARAVSRMDMEANLRRALEQEEFFIEYQPQIDLITNKVAGVEALLRWQHPQLGVIPPTQFIGLAEETNLILPLGEWVMRRVFEQCVMWKQEGYLPFRVGINVSGRQFVQPDFVDMVCRLLDETGAAPELLEFEITESVVMKDVDAAVLTLEALKKLGINMAIDDFGTGYSSLSCLKHLPLNRLKIDKSFISDLQDNADDRAIVEATIAMAKRLELGVTAEGVETEGQYGFVQKRECDEVQGFYFSRPLSPSEVADAWLIKR
- a CDS encoding ASKHA domain-containing protein; translated protein: MSSSLSLALDLGTTTLCGRLLDGEGRVMAEQTLFNPQIAFGSDVIRRLEVAHDGGGEALARALLDGIGQVIDLLLQQTGASRQDIVHAAAAGNSAISLLLQQQPVESLLFPPHRPAQKTGVCLPLADLPVPLYLFPLVSGYVGGDLVAVLYNHPNPAPGTFFIDVGTNGEMALYTGTQWWVSSVAAGPAFEGGNIASGMPAGPGAICRVGLEDDRLVLHTCDGGRPQGLCGSGLVELIAVARHGGLIDAHGTIVDADEVETNLMRYLVTVEGQAALQLYRDAQHRVLVTQEDIRHFQLAKAAVHAGAECLLARAQMTVDALDAVVMTGALGFSLTADCLRTVGLLPAAMIDNVVFEQGGVLNGLARYLCLPQHEDNVEALAGCLRPYPLSGTPHFERAFVAAMDFPNSPNAGSKKC